The proteins below come from a single Caulobacter flavus genomic window:
- a CDS encoding TrbI/VirB10 family protein: MSGQGKAPEEIVKLRAAAPKVARLSRPVVLTAAGLGALGVGAALAMALQPKAPKPVKPAEIADTKPPLSMMAEGPKTYSDVPRLGPPLPGDLGGPILAAQNRTSPTAAPSSAVASSPEVQARRAALEAARASGVFLPNAGRERSSAEPPRAPPALPDPLPVAVSGNLPAELPPIQASGGDQAQKRAFLQASRTPTISAHTPQPRAGRLVLQAQTVITAALVTAVSSDLPGPISAQVTRHVYDSLTGRTVLIPQGSRLFGTYDSQVSFGQRRLLLAWDRVVFPDGRSLELDRLIGGDAAGRSGASDKVEAHWSSMAKAALLSSTLGVAAELGADDEGGVARALRRGAQDTFNQAGQQVVRRQLDVQPTLTLRAGLPITILVTRDIVFDGVR, translated from the coding sequence ATGAGCGGGCAGGGCAAGGCGCCCGAGGAGATCGTCAAGCTGCGAGCCGCTGCACCGAAGGTCGCTCGCCTGTCTCGCCCCGTGGTGCTGACCGCCGCGGGACTGGGCGCGCTCGGTGTCGGCGCGGCCCTGGCCATGGCCCTGCAGCCCAAGGCCCCCAAACCGGTCAAACCGGCGGAGATTGCTGACACCAAGCCGCCGCTGTCGATGATGGCCGAAGGTCCCAAGACCTACAGCGACGTGCCGCGCCTTGGCCCCCCACTGCCGGGCGACCTTGGCGGTCCCATCCTGGCCGCCCAGAACCGGACCTCCCCAACCGCTGCACCGTCGTCGGCGGTTGCGAGTTCGCCTGAAGTCCAGGCTCGGCGCGCGGCGCTCGAGGCGGCCAGGGCCAGTGGGGTCTTCCTGCCGAATGCAGGGCGGGAACGTAGCAGCGCTGAACCGCCCCGCGCGCCGCCGGCGTTGCCAGATCCGCTGCCGGTTGCGGTGTCGGGGAACCTGCCTGCTGAGCTCCCGCCGATCCAGGCGTCGGGCGGCGACCAGGCGCAGAAGCGCGCCTTCCTGCAGGCGAGCCGGACGCCGACGATCAGCGCCCACACGCCTCAGCCTCGTGCTGGCCGCCTGGTCCTTCAGGCCCAGACGGTGATTACCGCGGCCCTGGTCACGGCCGTAAGCTCGGACCTGCCCGGACCGATCTCGGCTCAGGTCACGCGGCACGTCTATGACAGCCTCACCGGGCGCACCGTTCTCATTCCACAGGGATCGCGCCTGTTCGGGACCTACGACTCCCAGGTGAGCTTTGGTCAGCGGCGGTTGCTCCTGGCCTGGGACCGAGTCGTCTTCCCAGACGGACGATCGTTGGAGCTCGACCGCCTGATCGGCGGCGATGCCGCAGGTCGCTCGGGGGCCTCCGACAAGGTCGAGGCCCATTGGAGCTCGATGGCCAAGGCGGCGCTCCTGTCGAGCACCCTTGGCGTCGCCGCCGAGCTGGGCGCTGACGATGAAGGCGGCGTCGCCCGGGCGCTCCGCCGGGGCGCCCAAGACACCTTCAATCAGGCGGGCCAGCAAGTCGTCCGCCGGCAGTTGGATGTGCAGCCGACGCTTACCCTTCGCGCCGGCCTGCCGATCACCATCCTGGTGACGCGCGACATCGTTTTCGATGGTGTGCGTTAG
- the trbG gene encoding P-type conjugative transfer protein TrbG → MTGCRVSILAAAMLAAAGTAQAAPSTPKAAPSRAVANANAAARVQPQASTFQGAVQRYAWTEGGLYQVYAAPGRVTDLVLEAGETLAGAGPIAAGDTARWVIGDTESGEGEHRRVHVLVKPTLPGLATNLVINTNRRTYYLELRASAATYMASVAWSYPQDALIALKRAKAATAETTPALPQGAPVAPQAALAPSFAALNFDYQVSGDKVAWRPQQVFDDGRQVVLVFSGTVITGDLPPLFLVDDTGRAELVNYRLDGRRIIVDRLFDRAELRLGDKRKARRVRIERASGVGR, encoded by the coding sequence ATGACTGGCTGCCGAGTTTCCATCCTCGCCGCGGCGATGCTTGCGGCCGCCGGGACGGCGCAGGCCGCGCCGAGCACGCCGAAGGCGGCCCCCAGTCGAGCGGTCGCCAACGCCAACGCCGCCGCCCGCGTCCAACCGCAGGCCTCGACCTTCCAGGGCGCGGTTCAGCGCTACGCCTGGACGGAGGGCGGGCTCTATCAGGTCTATGCCGCGCCAGGGCGCGTCACCGACCTGGTGCTCGAGGCCGGAGAGACGCTGGCAGGGGCGGGGCCGATCGCCGCCGGCGACACGGCGCGCTGGGTGATCGGTGACACCGAGAGCGGGGAGGGCGAACATCGCCGGGTTCACGTCCTGGTCAAGCCGACCTTGCCTGGCCTGGCCACAAACCTGGTGATCAACACCAACCGCCGCACCTACTATCTCGAGCTACGGGCGAGCGCGGCCACCTACATGGCCTCGGTGGCCTGGTCCTATCCGCAGGACGCCCTGATCGCGCTGAAGCGGGCCAAGGCCGCGACAGCTGAAACCACTCCTGCGCTCCCTCAAGGCGCGCCGGTCGCGCCTCAAGCAGCGCTCGCCCCCAGCTTCGCGGCCCTCAATTTCGATTACCAGGTCAGCGGGGACAAGGTGGCCTGGCGTCCCCAGCAGGTGTTCGACGATGGTCGGCAGGTCGTCCTGGTGTTCTCCGGTACGGTCATCACCGGCGACCTGCCGCCGCTGTTCCTGGTCGACGACACCGGTCGCGCCGAGCTGGTGAACTACCGCCTCGACGGCCGCCGGATCATTGTCGATCGTCTGTTCGACAGGGCCGAGCTGAGGCTGGGCGACAAGCGTAAGGCCCGACGGGTGCGGATCGAGCGCGCCTCGGGCGTCGGCCGATGA
- a CDS encoding HEPN domain-containing protein — MKTSLDHLPAGKRKELDLVVEVLRQGFADALSRRTMPRYRDGKLLKIILFGSYARGDWVEDPKGRYFSDYDLLLVVNHEDLTDLQEFWGKSDEVLLRELASGERLRTQPSFIVHSLDDVNEQLRLGRYFFTDILKDGIELFCEDEFSFNLPGSLSAQDAYAETKGYFDEWFESADQFLETGRDHIAKGPRWSKKAAFELHQAAERFYHGLVLVLTLYSAKTHRLNLLRDRAEAMDTRLVGIWPGSNKFERQGFDLIRRAYVEARYSKSYEISTDHLDWLVGRVEALKQIVEMIAQERIMELKRLAA, encoded by the coding sequence ATGAAGACCTCCCTGGACCATCTGCCGGCCGGCAAGCGCAAGGAACTGGATCTCGTCGTCGAGGTGCTGCGCCAGGGGTTCGCGGACGCCTTGAGCCGGCGGACGATGCCGCGCTACCGCGACGGCAAGCTTTTGAAGATCATCCTGTTCGGCAGCTATGCGCGCGGCGACTGGGTGGAAGACCCCAAGGGACGATACTTCTCGGATTACGACCTGCTGCTCGTCGTCAACCACGAGGATCTGACCGACCTCCAGGAGTTCTGGGGCAAGTCCGACGAGGTCCTGCTGCGCGAACTCGCCTCGGGCGAACGTCTGCGGACCCAGCCTAGCTTCATCGTCCATAGCCTTGATGACGTGAACGAGCAGCTGCGCCTCGGCCGCTACTTCTTTACTGACATCCTGAAAGACGGGATCGAGCTTTTCTGTGAAGACGAATTCTCATTTAACCTTCCGGGATCGCTGTCAGCCCAGGACGCCTATGCGGAGACTAAGGGCTACTTCGATGAGTGGTTCGAGAGTGCGGACCAGTTTTTGGAGACCGGTCGGGATCACATCGCGAAAGGGCCGAGATGGTCGAAAAAGGCAGCTTTCGAGCTGCATCAAGCCGCAGAACGATTTTATCACGGCCTCGTCTTGGTTCTCACGCTCTACAGCGCGAAGACCCATCGTCTGAACCTGCTGCGAGATCGCGCTGAAGCAATGGACACGCGGTTGGTTGGCATCTGGCCGGGATCCAACAAATTCGAACGCCAGGGCTTCGATCTGATCCGTCGGGCCTATGTGGAGGCGCGCTACTCCAAGTCCTATGAGATATCGACCGATCATCTCGACTGGCTTGTAGGTCGGGTCGAGGCGTTGAAGCAGATCGTCGAGATGATTGCGCAAGAACGGATTATGGAGTTGAAGCGATTGGCGGCCTAG
- a CDS encoding LysR family transcriptional regulator — MPAPPYTPDVVETGRASLRAGVGLHHLRYVLAAAEMRGFRRAARALGVQQSALSRRIQELEARLGAQIFERTPQGVRLTDAGDRFVCTAREAVIDLDLAVETAVDVGREQAETLRLGVLGGFGGGPLHEILRSLMTRAPGLRLDLIEGDAASLSANLLSGRLDLALLVRPPARLSVFPAWREHVFAAVPINDPLADRRTVTWADFSDRRLLTPAAIAAEIGALCRRRASDAPAPVSAGAGAAARLVALGQGCALINEGSVVPVTGVVYRPIARTFLDLKAVVGRRPEKPALRPLLSLLTQAA; from the coding sequence ATGCCCGCGCCGCCCTACACGCCTGATGTCGTCGAGACGGGCCGCGCCAGCTTACGGGCTGGGGTCGGACTGCACCATCTGCGTTACGTCCTGGCGGCCGCGGAGATGAGGGGTTTTCGTCGCGCAGCCCGAGCGTTGGGCGTTCAGCAGTCGGCCCTGTCTCGGCGTATCCAGGAACTGGAGGCCAGACTCGGCGCCCAGATCTTCGAACGGACGCCGCAGGGCGTGCGCCTCACCGACGCCGGCGACCGCTTCGTGTGCACGGCGCGCGAGGCGGTGATCGATCTGGACTTGGCGGTGGAAACAGCCGTCGACGTCGGTCGCGAGCAAGCAGAGACCCTGCGCCTAGGCGTGCTCGGCGGCTTTGGTGGCGGCCCCCTCCACGAGATCCTGCGTAGCCTGATGACGCGGGCGCCGGGGCTTCGCCTCGATCTCATCGAGGGCGATGCGGCCTCGCTCTCGGCTAACCTCCTGTCGGGCCGGCTGGACCTGGCGCTGCTTGTTCGCCCCCCGGCCAGGCTTTCCGTATTTCCGGCTTGGCGCGAACACGTCTTTGCGGCCGTACCGATCAACGATCCGTTGGCCGACCGCCGCACCGTCACCTGGGCGGACTTTTCAGATCGCCGGCTGCTGACGCCGGCGGCCATCGCCGCCGAGATCGGCGCGCTCTGCCGGCGCCGCGCCTCCGATGCCCCAGCGCCTGTATCGGCCGGCGCCGGAGCAGCCGCCCGTCTGGTCGCGCTGGGTCAGGGTTGCGCCCTGATCAACGAGGGGTCCGTTGTCCCCGTCACCGGCGTCGTCTACCGGCCGATCGCCAGGACGTTCCTCGATCTGAAGGCCGTCGTCGGCCGAAGACCCGAAAAGCCGGCGCTCAGGCCCTTGCTGTCGCTTCTGACCCAAGCGGCCTAA